The following proteins are encoded in a genomic region of Thalassophryne amazonica chromosome 5, fThaAma1.1, whole genome shotgun sequence:
- the dbnlb gene encoding drebrin-like b isoform X1 has product MAVNLSKNGSALTAAYQEVVNEKSSTNWALFTYEGNSNDIRLAEKGDGGLEELVEELNSGKVMYAFCQVQDPNSGLSKYVLINWTGEGVNDVRKGLCANHVSSMANFLKGAHVTINARAEEDVEPEVIMQKVAKASGANYSFHKEASKHFQDSGPQGPVGSVYQKTNARSEIKSTNKDNFWAQAEKEEEKRRVEEKRKAEEERQQLERERKDREAKEMAVREKRDKERAHQIDERKKYQQQQEAESREQEKRRAEQEEKQADQRKGLWRGASVEKANEAASLISQRSTNPRDMFIKRERGITPRDTDSSSVIPQTGAVQTPFLSKQSYEPERASSPQRQPSPVPARSASPISATEPDVDEGWSRFEYGEEEPAHQEQQKEVTPAANSSFQDATFSDHYEELAQVEQSNTYEVPADVTSDRGLCARALYDYQAADDTEISFDPDEIITGIEMIDEGWWRGYGPDGHFGMFPANYVELL; this is encoded by the exons ATGGCAGTAAACCTCAGCAAAAATGGGTCTGCATTAACGGCAGCATATCAAGAAGTGGTTAACGAAAAATCCAGCACCAACTG GGCCTTGTTCACATATGAGGGAAACAGTAATGACATCCGCCTGGCAGAGAAGGGGG ATGGAGGACTTGAAGAGTTGGTTGAGGAACTGAACAGTGGAAAAGTGATGTATGCTTTCTGCCAGGTCCAGGATCCAAATTCTGGTTTGTCTAAATATGTCCTCATCAACTGG ACTGGTGAAGGAGTGAATGATGTCAGAAAAGGATTATGTGCAAATCATGTCAGTTCCATGGCAAACTTTCTGAAG GGGGCCCATGTCACAATAAATGCCAGAGCAGAAGAGGATGTGGAACCTGAAGTGATTATGCAGAAGGTCGCCAAAGCTTCAGGAGCCAACTATAGCTTCCACAAAGAAGCTTCAAAACACTTCCAAGACAGTGGTCCACAGGGTCCTGTG GGATCCGTGTATCAGAAGACCAATGCAAGATCTGAAATCAAAAGTACTAATAAAGACAACTTCTGGGCTCAGGCAGAG AAAGAAGAGGAGAAACGGCGAGTGGAGGAGAAGCGCAAAGCTGAGGAGGAACGACAGCAACTGGAAAGGGAGAGGAAAGACAGGGAGGCCAAAGAGATGGCAGTGAGGGAGAAACGGGACAAGGAGAGGGCTCATCAAATCGACGAGAGGAA GAAATaccagcagcagcaggaagctgAGAGCAGAGAGCAGGAGAAACGTCGG GCGGAACAGGAGGAGAAGCAAGCAGACCAGAGGAAAGGGCTCTGGCGAGGTGCGTCTGTGGAGAAGGCCAAT GAGGCAGCCAGTCTCATCTCTCAGCGTTCCACCAACCCCAGAGACATGTTTATTAAGAGGGAGAGAGGAATCACCCCCAGGGACACAGATTCCTCCTCTGTGATCCCTCAGACAG GAGCTGTTCAAACCCCATTTCTGTCAAAGCAGTCATATGAGCCTGAGCGAGCCAGTTCACCTCAGCGCCAACCCTCTCCTGTGCCAGCACGCTCTGCATCTCCTATCAGTGCCACAG AGCCTGATGTGGATGAGGGATGGTCCAGGTTTGAGTATGGTGAGGAGGAGCCGGCCCACCAGGAGCAGCAGAAAG AGGTTACGCCAGCTGCCAACTCCTCCTTCCAGGACGCCACTTTCAGTGATCACTATGAAGAGCTTGCTCAG GTGGAACAGAGTAACACGTATGAAGTGCCTGCAGATGTGACTTCTGACAGAGGCCTTTGTGCCAGAGCCTTATATGACTACCAGGCTG CTGATGACACAGAGATCTCCTTTGATCCAGACGAAATAATCACCGGGATTGAAATGATAGACGAGGGCTGGTGGCGAGGTTATGGTCCTGACGGTCATTTTGGAATGTTTCCAGCCAATTACGTAGAGCTTCTCTAG
- the dbnlb gene encoding drebrin-like b isoform X2: MAVNLSKNGSALTAAYQEVVNEKSSTNWALFTYEGNSNDIRLAEKGDGGLEELVEELNSGKVMYAFCQVQDPNSGLSKYVLINWTGEGVNDVRKGLCANHVSSMANFLKGAHVTINARAEEDVEPEVIMQKVAKASGANYSFHKEASKHFQDSGPQGPVGSVYQKTNARSEIKSTNKDNFWAQAEKEEEKRRVEEKRKAEEERQQLERERKDREAKEMAVREKRDKERAHQIDERKKYQQQQEAESREQEKRRAEQEEKQADQRKGLWRGASVEKANEAASLISQRSTNPRDMFIKRERGITPRDTDSSSVIPQTGAVQTPFLSKQSYEPERASSPQRQPSPVPARSASPISATEVTPAANSSFQDATFSDHYEELAQVEQSNTYEVPADVTSDRGLCARALYDYQAADDTEISFDPDEIITGIEMIDEGWWRGYGPDGHFGMFPANYVELL, translated from the exons ATGGCAGTAAACCTCAGCAAAAATGGGTCTGCATTAACGGCAGCATATCAAGAAGTGGTTAACGAAAAATCCAGCACCAACTG GGCCTTGTTCACATATGAGGGAAACAGTAATGACATCCGCCTGGCAGAGAAGGGGG ATGGAGGACTTGAAGAGTTGGTTGAGGAACTGAACAGTGGAAAAGTGATGTATGCTTTCTGCCAGGTCCAGGATCCAAATTCTGGTTTGTCTAAATATGTCCTCATCAACTGG ACTGGTGAAGGAGTGAATGATGTCAGAAAAGGATTATGTGCAAATCATGTCAGTTCCATGGCAAACTTTCTGAAG GGGGCCCATGTCACAATAAATGCCAGAGCAGAAGAGGATGTGGAACCTGAAGTGATTATGCAGAAGGTCGCCAAAGCTTCAGGAGCCAACTATAGCTTCCACAAAGAAGCTTCAAAACACTTCCAAGACAGTGGTCCACAGGGTCCTGTG GGATCCGTGTATCAGAAGACCAATGCAAGATCTGAAATCAAAAGTACTAATAAAGACAACTTCTGGGCTCAGGCAGAG AAAGAAGAGGAGAAACGGCGAGTGGAGGAGAAGCGCAAAGCTGAGGAGGAACGACAGCAACTGGAAAGGGAGAGGAAAGACAGGGAGGCCAAAGAGATGGCAGTGAGGGAGAAACGGGACAAGGAGAGGGCTCATCAAATCGACGAGAGGAA GAAATaccagcagcagcaggaagctgAGAGCAGAGAGCAGGAGAAACGTCGG GCGGAACAGGAGGAGAAGCAAGCAGACCAGAGGAAAGGGCTCTGGCGAGGTGCGTCTGTGGAGAAGGCCAAT GAGGCAGCCAGTCTCATCTCTCAGCGTTCCACCAACCCCAGAGACATGTTTATTAAGAGGGAGAGAGGAATCACCCCCAGGGACACAGATTCCTCCTCTGTGATCCCTCAGACAG GAGCTGTTCAAACCCCATTTCTGTCAAAGCAGTCATATGAGCCTGAGCGAGCCAGTTCACCTCAGCGCCAACCCTCTCCTGTGCCAGCACGCTCTGCATCTCCTATCAGTGCCACAG AGGTTACGCCAGCTGCCAACTCCTCCTTCCAGGACGCCACTTTCAGTGATCACTATGAAGAGCTTGCTCAG GTGGAACAGAGTAACACGTATGAAGTGCCTGCAGATGTGACTTCTGACAGAGGCCTTTGTGCCAGAGCCTTATATGACTACCAGGCTG CTGATGACACAGAGATCTCCTTTGATCCAGACGAAATAATCACCGGGATTGAAATGATAGACGAGGGCTGGTGGCGAGGTTATGGTCCTGACGGTCATTTTGGAATGTTTCCAGCCAATTACGTAGAGCTTCTCTAG